The Phyllopteryx taeniolatus isolate TA_2022b chromosome 14, UOR_Ptae_1.2, whole genome shotgun sequence genome has a window encoding:
- the LOC133489237 gene encoding C-C chemokine receptor type 3-like, giving the protein MYIYTVIVCWVQMSSSLHLFPINDDCSASSRDVLMRIAGPNKLAHYLLWVQDFLLSKSQSAVIDSSAFLWSPSCNPSMESSIGVSATMETDEDQYSLLLELLNKNETYDPSYVVSESVKLCRKSSVNDFGSKFNPAFCYVNFLLSYLGNGLVLYIIYKYEKLNTVTNIFLLNLVLSNILFATSLPFWATYHLSEWIFGNVLCKLVSSAYFIGFYSSILFLTLMTFDRYLAVVHAVAAAKSRKRSYAIISSAAVWCISILASVKELVFQNVWKSLFNGLVCEESGYHDSTMAFWRLVTYYQQFLVFFLLPLLMVTYCYIRITVRILSTRMKEKCRALKLIFVIILTFFVCWTPYNVVILLLAIQSSSPDVECADSDKLDYALFVTRNIAYLYCCISPMFYTFVGKKFQSHFKRLLAKKIPCLRRHISLSSHSTRTTSQKTPHSDHEY; this is encoded by the exons atgtatatatatactgtaattgtctGTTGGGTGCAAATGTCATCAAGTTTGCATTTGTTTCCAATAAATGATGACTGTTCGGCATCATCCCGTGACGTTCTCATGCGCATAGCGGGCCCAAATAAACTTGCTCATTATCTCCTGTGGGTGCAGGACTTCCTACTTTCAAAGTCCCAGTCTGCAGTCATAGACTCAAGTGCTTTTTTGTGGTCTCCGTCCTGTAACCCTTCCATGGAAAGCAGCATTG GAGTCTCGGCAACCATGGAGACAGATGAAGACCAATATTCGCTCCTCTTAGAACTTCTCAATAAGAACGAGACATATGACCCAAGCTATGTGGTTAGTGAAAGTGTCAAACTCTGCAGGAAATCATCCGTCAACGATTTTGGCTCAAAATTCAACCCAGCTTTCTGCTATGTCAACTTCCTCCTGAGTTACCTTGGTAACGGGCTCGTCCTGTACATCATTTATAAGTATGAGAAGCTGAACACGGTGACAAACATTTTCCTGCTCAATCTGGTCCTCTCCAACATCCTTTTTGCCACCAGTCTCCCGTTCTGGGCAACATATCATCTGTCTGAGTGGATTTTTGGTAATGTTTTGTGTAAGTTGGTCAGCAGCGCCTATTTCATTGGTTTCTACAGCTCCATCCTTTTCCTCACACTCATGACATTCGATCGATACCTTGCAGTAGTGCACGCGGTGGCGGCTGCCAAGAGCCGAAAAAGGAGCTATGCCATCATTTCCTCCGCAGCGGTTTGGTGCATAAGTATTCTAGCCAGTGTGAAAGAGCTGGTTTTCCAGAATGTTTGGAAGAGTCTTTTCAACGGGCTGGTGTGCGAGGAATCGGGATACCACGACAGCACCATGGCATTTTGGCGTCTGGTCACTTACTATCAACAATTTCTGGTTTTCTTCCTCCTCCCACTGCTCATGGTGACGTACTGCTACATCAGAATCACCGTCCGCATCCTGTCCACCCGAATGAAGGAGAAATGTCGTGCCCTCAAGCTCATATTTGTCATCATCTTGACCTTCTTCGTCTGTTGGACCCCCTACAACGTCGTCATCCTCCTCCTAGCCATACAGAGTTCCAGTCCAGATGTCGAGTGCGCCGACTCGGACAAGCTGGACTATGCCTTGTTTGTGACCCGGAATATAGCCTACCTCTATTGTTGCATTAGTCCGATGTTTTACACATTTGTTGGTAAAAAGTTCCAGAGTCATTTTAAAAGGCTGCTTGCTAAGAAAATCCCATGTCTGAGGAGACACATAAGTCTCAGCAGCCACAGCACAAGAACCACATCCCAGAAGACGCCGCATTCTGATCACGAGTACTAG